In the genome of Mytilus edulis chromosome 3, xbMytEdul2.2, whole genome shotgun sequence, one region contains:
- the LOC139516431 gene encoding uncharacterized protein, translated as MEKYTEIQEPQTKPSYSSSPKFVPGNINQSMIGSLQDDGDLSAEIHISLVINDTYQTELEMIALVSPCIDQSIWISSGKYGMLQRVKHEGSNLKVMSEFNIKVYGMAVNPSNQLLLGVQGKTWLQQISSTGDLTDSVYDVTPFYSQTIHFNNDNKLIVAASNDKLKRSAVIIMNKKGDKETVYEHDEHNQPLFNKPRYITTTSNENIHVVDFLDDWSGKVVILGQEGNKINQYTGHPTINKSEPFRPVHIVTTPSDNVVVMDLFTQILHILNDNGHFISYFNTKDIGIEFPYSLAFNTTGQLYIGCSKAAGSQTKEAKLYVINIAGF; from the coding sequence ATGGAGAAATACACAGAAATCCAAGAACCGCAAACCAAACCAAGTTACAGCTCATCACCAAAATTTGTTCCAGGGAATATCAACCAATCAATGATTGGATCGCTACAAGATGATGGAGACTTGTCAGCAGAAATACACATCTCCCTAGTCATCAATGATACATATCAGACTGAACTTGAAATGATAGCATTAGTAAGTCCATGTATTGACCAGTCAATTTGGATAAGTTCTGGTAAATATGGAATGTTACAGAGAGTAAAGCATGAAGGAAGTAATTTGAAGGTGATGTCTGAATTCAACATTAAAGTGTATGGTATGGCAGTAAATCCATCTAATCAACTCCTTCTAGGTGTTCAAGGGAAAACATGGTTACAACAAATCAGCAGTACTGGTGATCTGACTGATTCTGTTTATGATGTAACACCTTTCTATTCTCAAACCATCCATTTTAACAATGACAATAAACTTATAGTAGCAGCTAGTAATGATAAACTAAAAAGAAGTGCTGTGATCATAATGAACAAAAAAGGAGACAAGGAGACtgtatatgaacatgatgaacataaTCAACCTTTATTTAATAAACCTAGGTATATAACAACCACCAGtaatgaaaatatacatgtagtggaTTTTTTAGATGATTGGAGTGGTAAAGTAGTGATCTTAGGACAAGAAGGAAACAAAATAAACCAGTATACAGGTCATCCAACTATCAATAAGAGTGAACCATTCAGACCAGTACACATTGTGACAACACCAAGTGACAATGTTGTTGTGATGGATCTGTTTACCCAAATCTTACACATCCTCAATGACAATggtcattttatttcatatttcaataccAAGGACATAGGAATAGAATTTCCATATTCTCTTGCTTTCAACACAACTGGACAACTTTATATAGGATGCAGTAAGGCTGCAGGTAGTCAAACTAAAGAAGcaaaactatatgtaataaacaTTGCAGGATtctaa
- the LOC139516435 gene encoding uncharacterized protein — MTKITIKQEKICLFLLIPANVLYVVALFSHAWFKLPGVSYGLWWAVFCDFLACNIVPAFFTEEPVWYHIVQLLSLIGWCGMILSLMMMFKHFTFIDKYNIRRQQAIAVVCILSGFTISLLLMMFYGKLDEMSTAEVPKVHWSAILAGVAGLLQFINGLLLVQ, encoded by the exons ATGACAAAGATAACTATAAAGCAAGAGAAAATATGTCTCTTCTTACTGATTCCTGCAAATGTGCTATATGTTGTCGCACTGTTTAGTCATGCATGGTTTAAGTTACCAGGAGTATCATATGGACTTTGGTGGGCTGTATTTTGCGACTTCCTTGCTTGCAATATTGTTCCTGCCTTTTTCACTGAGGAGCCTG TATGGTATCACATCGTACAGTTATTAAGTTTGATAGGATGGTGTGGAATGATCCTGTCTTTGATGATGATGTTTAAACATTTTACttttattgacaaatataatataaGAAGGCAGCAGGCTATAGCAGTGGTGTGTATTTTATCAG GTTTCACTATATCACTTCTGCTTATGATGTTTTATGGAAAGCTTGATGAAATGAGTACAGCAGAAGTTCCAAAAGTACACTGGTCAGCCATCTTAGCAGGAGTAGCAGGTCTGCTGCAATTTATTAATGGACTACTTCTTGTACAGTGA